The Streptomyces phaeolivaceus genome has a window encoding:
- a CDS encoding SCO2400 family protein, which translates to MDYCHPCQRHLNGALSCSGCGASAEECRAHADASAARDDMAPDERDGPAGGDAGDVPGAFGEPSGGRRARGRGRGRGRGARVERADRGGAAEDGAPEDADALDEADTPADPDTPDASEVTGGGRRSRSRGLGRNARAGRRDRKAAAHRRRRRRVLLAGAGLLLAAAGLSLAELGMEAPPREPRAAVVDDVSDVSPSATTDGAEDAGDGSGTADDAGKDGKKPDKSASPSASESEKSADEDAAEDEDKPKDRSASDASATPAPTAQDPTAGPEDTDTPTTEPTADEPAPEPSPSATCKQFLWWCS; encoded by the coding sequence ATGGATTACTGCCACCCGTGCCAACGGCACCTCAATGGCGCCCTCTCCTGCTCGGGGTGCGGCGCGTCGGCCGAAGAATGCCGGGCCCACGCGGACGCGTCGGCCGCCCGGGACGACATGGCCCCGGACGAACGCGACGGCCCGGCCGGGGGTGATGCCGGCGACGTCCCCGGCGCCTTCGGCGAGCCGAGCGGTGGCCGCCGCGCCCGGGGGCGAGGCCGTGGCCGTGGCCGGGGCGCTCGGGTGGAGCGCGCCGACCGGGGCGGTGCGGCCGAGGACGGTGCCCCCGAGGACGCCGACGCCCTCGACGAGGCCGACACCCCCGCCGACCCCGACACCCCCGACGCCTCCGAGGTCACGGGTGGCGGACGCCGGTCCCGGTCCCGGGGGCTCGGCCGGAACGCGCGGGCCGGACGCCGCGACCGCAAGGCCGCGGCCCATCGCCGTCGGCGCCGGCGCGTGCTGCTGGCCGGAGCCGGGTTGCTGCTCGCCGCGGCCGGACTGAGCCTCGCCGAACTCGGCATGGAGGCACCCCCGCGGGAGCCCCGCGCGGCTGTCGTGGACGACGTCTCCGACGTGTCCCCGTCGGCCACGACCGACGGCGCCGAAGACGCCGGCGACGGCTCCGGCACCGCCGACGACGCCGGGAAGGACGGGAAGAAGCCGGACAAGTCGGCCTCCCCGTCGGCCTCCGAGTCCGAGAAGTCCGCGGACGAGGACGCCGCCGAGGACGAGGACAAGCCCAAGGACCGCTCGGCCTCCGACGCCTCCGCGACCCCGGCCCCCACGGCTCAGGACCCCACCGCCGGCCCCGAGGACACCGACACCCCGACCACCGAACCGACCGCCGACGAGCCGGCTCCCGAGCCCAGTCCCTCGGCGACCTGCAAGCAGTTCCTGTGGTGGTGCTCGTAG
- a CDS encoding mandelate racemase/muconate lactonizing enzyme family protein: MRITGISTHVVGTPWRNLTYVLVHTDEGLTGVGETRMLGHTDALLGYLHEAKTNHILGSDPFAVEDLVKRMKYGDYGRAGEIVMSGIAVIEMACWDIKGKALGVPVWQLLGGKVTDKVKAYANGWYTTERTPEAYHKAAKGVIERGYKALKIDPFGTGHFELDHEQSLYAVSLIEAVRDAIGPDAELMLEMHGRFSPSTAVRLAKDLAPFKPAWLEEPCPPENLKALEKVAAKVDIPVATGERIHDRIEFRELFESQAVDIIQPDVGHIGGIWETRKLAATAETHYTLVAPHNVGGPVLTAASLQVGFTSPNFKILEHFNDFADAEIKKIVSGAPEVIDGYFHLSDKPGLGVELDVDAAAEFPQQQARFDLWAEGWEQRKPKGTE; this comes from the coding sequence GTGCGCATCACGGGAATCAGCACGCACGTGGTCGGGACGCCGTGGCGAAACCTGACCTACGTCCTGGTGCACACCGACGAGGGGCTCACCGGCGTCGGCGAGACCCGCATGCTGGGCCACACCGACGCGCTGCTCGGCTATCTGCACGAGGCGAAGACCAACCACATTCTCGGCTCCGACCCGTTCGCTGTCGAGGATCTCGTCAAGCGGATGAAGTACGGCGACTACGGCCGGGCCGGCGAGATCGTGATGTCCGGCATCGCCGTCATCGAGATGGCCTGCTGGGACATCAAGGGCAAGGCCCTCGGCGTGCCGGTCTGGCAGCTGCTCGGCGGCAAGGTCACCGACAAGGTCAAGGCGTACGCCAACGGCTGGTACACCACCGAGCGCACCCCCGAGGCCTACCACAAGGCGGCGAAGGGGGTCATCGAGCGCGGTTACAAGGCGCTCAAGATCGACCCCTTCGGGACCGGCCACTTCGAGCTGGACCACGAGCAGAGCCTGTACGCGGTCTCCCTGATCGAGGCCGTGCGCGACGCCATCGGGCCGGACGCCGAGCTGATGCTGGAGATGCACGGCCGGTTCTCGCCCTCGACCGCCGTGCGGCTCGCCAAGGACCTGGCGCCCTTCAAGCCCGCGTGGCTGGAGGAGCCGTGCCCGCCGGAGAACCTGAAGGCGCTGGAGAAGGTCGCCGCCAAGGTGGACATCCCGGTGGCCACCGGTGAGCGCATCCACGACCGGATCGAGTTCCGGGAGCTCTTCGAGAGCCAGGCCGTGGACATCATCCAGCCCGATGTCGGCCACATCGGCGGCATCTGGGAGACCCGCAAGCTGGCCGCGACCGCCGAGACCCACTACACGCTGGTCGCGCCGCACAACGTGGGCGGTCCGGTGCTCACCGCGGCCTCCCTCCAGGTCGGCTTCACCTCCCCGAACTTCAAGATCCTGGAGCACTTCAACGACTTCGCGGACGCGGAGATCAAGAAGATCGTCTCGGGTGCGCCGGAGGTCATCGACGGCTACTTCCACCTCTCCGACAAGCCCGGCCTCGGGGTCGAGCTGGACGTGGACGCGGCGGCGGAGTTCCCGCAGCAGCAGGCCCGGTTCGACCTGTGGGCCGAGGGCTGGGAGCAGCGCAAGCCCAAGGGGACCGAGTGA
- a CDS encoding zinc-dependent alcohol dehydrogenase produces the protein MSASPDAADAGSPAAAVVIEAPGEHRLVPHEARRPEAGEALVRVHASGICGSDREVFQGNRPEGYVRYPLTPGHEWSGTVTAVGAGVPSTLVGRKVVGEGFRNCQVCDRCHAGETTLCSAGYEETGFTQPGAMATTLTLPARLLHVLPDDADLTAAALLEPAACIAAAALKANAVPGERVAVVGTGTLGMFAVQFLKAASPAELLVVGTRPDRAELSKRFGATDFRTKDQELPGDFDVVIETAGSADAARTAAALLRRGGRLVLTGIPAPGADGLDPTDLVVRQLEVHTVFGAAPDAWAHTVRVFGAGLLDPLPLVTHELPLEEFSQAIELVGSGDPTVGKVLLRP, from the coding sequence GTGAGCGCCTCGCCCGACGCGGCCGACGCCGGCTCCCCGGCCGCCGCCGTCGTCATCGAGGCACCGGGCGAGCACCGGCTCGTCCCGCACGAGGCCCGGCGGCCGGAGGCCGGCGAGGCCCTGGTCCGGGTGCACGCCTCCGGGATCTGCGGCAGCGACCGCGAGGTCTTCCAGGGCAACCGGCCCGAGGGGTACGTCCGTTACCCCCTGACCCCGGGCCACGAGTGGTCCGGGACGGTCACCGCCGTGGGTGCCGGTGTTCCTTCAACTCTTGTAGGGCGCAAGGTAGTTGGCGAGGGTTTCCGCAACTGCCAGGTCTGCGACCGCTGTCACGCGGGCGAGACCACGCTGTGCTCGGCCGGGTACGAGGAGACCGGGTTCACCCAGCCCGGCGCGATGGCCACGACCCTCACACTGCCCGCCCGTCTGCTGCACGTCCTGCCGGACGACGCGGATCTGACGGCGGCGGCGCTGCTGGAGCCGGCCGCGTGCATCGCCGCCGCCGCGCTCAAGGCGAACGCCGTCCCGGGCGAGCGGGTCGCCGTGGTGGGCACCGGAACGCTCGGCATGTTCGCCGTTCAGTTCTTGAAGGCGGCCTCCCCCGCCGAGCTGCTCGTCGTGGGCACCCGTCCGGACCGTGCGGAGCTGTCGAAGCGGTTCGGCGCCACGGACTTCCGTACCAAGGACCAGGAGCTGCCGGGCGACTTCGACGTCGTCATCGAGACCGCCGGGTCCGCGGACGCGGCGCGCACGGCCGCCGCCCTGCTGCGGCGCGGCGGGCGGCTGGTCCTCACCGGCATCCCGGCGCCGGGCGCGGACGGGCTCGACCCGACGGATCTCGTCGTACGGCAGCTGGAGGTGCACACGGTGTTCGGCGCGGCGCCGGACGCCTGGGCGCACACCGTGCGGGTCTTCGGGGCCGGACTGCTGGACCCGCTGCCGCTCGTCACGCACGAGCTGCCGCTGGAGGAGTTCTCGCAGGCCATCGAGCTGGTGGGGTCGGGCGACCCGACCGTCGGAAAGGTCCTGCTGCGGCCATGA
- the chvE gene encoding multiple monosaccharide ABC transporter substrate-binding protein: MRSRRAALAAIASAASLALTLSACGQSGSGGSEEKSSGSTKGATIGIAMPTKSSERWIADGKNVVENLEAKGYKTQLVYGEDQPETQVSQIETLISQNVKALIIAAIDNKSLENVLQQAKEANIPVISYDRLILGSENVDYYASFDNTKVGELQANYIVEKLGLADGSKKGPFNIELFAGSNDDNNTKYFFNGAMSVLQPYIDDKKLVVQSQQTKLTQVTTLRWDGATAQGRMDDILTASYKTEKVDAVLSPYDGISIGILSALKSDGYGTKSKPLPVLTGQDAELASVKSIIAGDQTQTVYKDLRELAKVTSNMVDAVLNDKKVETNDTTTYDNGAKVVPAYLLEPVSVDKTNYQKVLVDGGYYTADQLK; this comes from the coding sequence ATGCGCAGTCGCCGAGCCGCACTCGCCGCCATAGCCTCCGCCGCGTCCCTGGCACTGACCCTGTCCGCGTGCGGCCAGAGCGGCTCGGGCGGCAGCGAGGAGAAGTCCTCGGGCAGCACCAAGGGCGCCACCATCGGTATCGCGATGCCGACCAAGTCCTCGGAGCGCTGGATCGCCGACGGCAAGAACGTCGTCGAGAACCTGGAGGCCAAGGGCTACAAGACCCAGCTGGTCTACGGCGAGGACCAGCCCGAGACCCAGGTCTCGCAGATCGAGACCCTGATCTCCCAGAACGTCAAGGCGCTGATCATCGCGGCGATCGACAACAAGTCGCTCGAAAACGTGCTCCAGCAGGCCAAGGAAGCGAACATCCCGGTCATCTCCTACGACCGGCTGATCCTCGGCAGCGAGAACGTCGACTACTACGCCTCCTTCGACAACACCAAGGTCGGCGAGCTCCAGGCCAACTACATTGTCGAGAAGCTGGGCCTCGCGGACGGCTCCAAGAAGGGCCCCTTCAACATAGAGCTGTTCGCCGGCTCCAACGACGACAACAACACCAAGTACTTCTTCAACGGCGCGATGAGCGTGCTCCAGCCGTACATCGACGACAAGAAGCTCGTCGTCCAGTCCCAGCAGACCAAGCTCACCCAGGTCACCACCCTGCGCTGGGACGGCGCCACCGCCCAGGGCCGCATGGACGACATCCTCACCGCCTCGTACAAGACCGAGAAGGTCGACGCGGTGCTCTCGCCGTACGACGGCATCTCCATCGGCATCCTGTCGGCGCTGAAGTCCGACGGCTACGGCACCAAGAGCAAGCCCCTGCCGGTCCTCACCGGCCAGGACGCCGAGCTGGCCTCGGTGAAGTCGATCATCGCGGGCGACCAGACGCAGACTGTCTACAAGGACCTGCGTGAGCTGGCCAAGGTCACCTCGAACATGGTCGACGCCGTGCTGAACGACAAGAAGGTCGAGACCAACGACACCACGACGTACGACAACGGCGCCAAGGTCGTCCCGGCCTACCTGCTGGAGCCGGTGAGCGTCGACAAGACCAACTACCAGAAGGTCCTCGTCGACGGCGGCTACTACACGGCCGACCAGCTCAAGTAA
- the mmsA gene encoding multiple monosaccharide ABC transporter ATP-binding protein encodes MAGPVLEMRSIVKTFPGVKALSDVTLTVRQGEVHAICGENGAGKSTLMKVLSGVHPHGSYTGDILFEGAACEFKDIRASEHRGIVIIHQELALVPFLSLAENIFLGNEHATRGVINWNDTLRHASELLRRVGLDDHPETRVADIGVGKQQLVEIAKALSKKVKLLILDEPTAALNDEDSGKLLDLILELKNQGITSIIISHKLNEIRKVADSVTIIRDGKSIETLDVQAAETTEDRIISGMVGRDLDHRFPERTPHEPEAGSAPALEIRGWTVTHPIDQQRKVVDDVSISVRRGEIVGIAGLMGAGRTELAMSVFGRTYGRYAGGTLLKDGTEIRTKSVAEAIGHGIAYVTEDRKHYGLNLIDTINRNISLTALNKVSRRGVVDEHEERQVAERYRKSMNIKAPTVFEPVGKLSGGNQQKVVLSKWIFAGPDVLILDEPTRGIDVGAKYEIYTVIDKLAAEGKAVVFISSELPELLGMCDRIYTMAAGRLTGEFPRAEATQESLMRQMTKDKEVTR; translated from the coding sequence ATGGCGGGACCCGTCCTGGAAATGCGCTCGATCGTCAAGACCTTTCCTGGTGTCAAAGCGCTGTCGGACGTCACACTGACCGTCCGTCAGGGCGAGGTCCACGCCATCTGCGGTGAGAACGGCGCCGGAAAGTCGACCTTGATGAAGGTGCTCTCCGGCGTCCATCCGCACGGCAGCTACACGGGCGACATCCTCTTCGAGGGTGCGGCCTGCGAGTTCAAGGACATCCGGGCCAGCGAGCACCGCGGCATCGTCATCATCCACCAGGAGCTGGCGCTGGTGCCGTTCCTGTCGCTCGCGGAGAACATCTTCCTCGGCAACGAGCACGCCACGCGCGGGGTGATCAACTGGAACGACACCCTGCGGCACGCCAGTGAACTGCTGCGCCGGGTGGGTCTCGACGACCACCCGGAGACCCGCGTCGCCGACATCGGCGTGGGCAAGCAGCAGCTCGTGGAGATCGCGAAGGCGCTGTCGAAGAAGGTCAAGCTGCTCATCCTCGATGAGCCGACCGCCGCGCTGAACGACGAGGACAGCGGCAAACTCCTCGATCTGATCCTGGAGTTGAAGAACCAGGGCATCACCTCGATCATCATCTCCCACAAGCTCAACGAGATCCGGAAGGTCGCCGACTCGGTGACGATCATCCGCGACGGGAAGTCGATCGAGACCCTCGATGTGCAGGCCGCGGAGACCACCGAGGACCGGATCATCTCCGGCATGGTCGGCCGCGACCTCGACCACCGCTTCCCCGAGCGCACCCCGCACGAGCCGGAGGCGGGCTCGGCCCCGGCCCTGGAGATCCGCGGCTGGACCGTGACCCACCCGATCGACCAGCAGCGCAAGGTCGTCGACGATGTGTCGATCAGCGTCAGGCGCGGGGAGATCGTCGGTATCGCGGGCCTGATGGGCGCCGGCCGCACCGAACTCGCGATGAGCGTCTTCGGGCGGACCTACGGCCGGTACGCGGGCGGCACGCTCCTCAAGGACGGCACCGAGATCCGTACCAAGTCGGTCGCCGAGGCGATCGGGCACGGCATCGCGTACGTCACCGAGGACCGCAAGCACTACGGCCTCAACCTCATCGACACCATCAACCGGAACATCTCGCTGACCGCCCTGAACAAGGTCTCCCGGCGCGGTGTGGTCGACGAGCACGAGGAGCGGCAGGTCGCCGAGCGGTACCGCAAGTCCATGAACATCAAGGCGCCGACCGTCTTCGAGCCGGTGGGCAAGCTGTCCGGCGGCAACCAGCAGAAGGTCGTCCTCAGCAAGTGGATCTTCGCGGGTCCCGATGTGCTGATCCTGGACGAGCCGACGCGCGGTATCGACGTCGGCGCCAAGTACGAGATCTACACGGTCATCGACAAGCTGGCCGCTGAGGGCAAGGCGGTCGTCTTCATCTCCTCCGAGCTGCCGGAACTGCTCGGGATGTGCGACCGCATCTACACGATGGCCGCAGGGCGGCTGACCGGCGAGTTCCCGCGTGCCGAGGCCACGCAGGAATCGCTGATGCGTCAGATGACGAAGGACAAAGAGGTAACCCGATGA
- the mmsB gene encoding multiple monosaccharide ABC transporter permease, translating to MSTDVTAKSPAPAPPGKSGGAAGGGLLQLMLDGMQRNMRQYGMLIALGLIVAFFAVMTDGDSLLPRNVSNLVLQNSYVLVLAIGMMLVIVAGHIDLSVGSLTAFVGALAAVLTVQYDIAWPVALVLCLLAGAVAGAIQGFFIAYLGIPSFIVTLAGMLTFRGVTEILLEGQTLGPFPEGLNKMGNGFLPAVGPETNYHNLTLLLGLVLITFIVIQEVRGRKRQQEFSLDQLPTNLFMLRLLAIVAALTVVTLLLASYNGAPIVLIILGLLVVGYGYVMRNSVFGRHIYAIGGNLPAAKLSGVKDKRVTFYVFLNMGVLAALAGLVVAGRLDAAGPKAGLNYELEAIASAFIGGASMSGGVGTVLGAIIGGLVLGVLNNGMNLLGVGSDWKQVIKGLALLAAVGFDVWNKRKSGS from the coding sequence ATGAGCACGGATGTGACCGCCAAGAGCCCGGCCCCCGCGCCGCCCGGCAAGAGCGGGGGTGCGGCGGGCGGAGGTCTGCTCCAGCTGATGCTGGACGGCATGCAGCGCAACATGCGGCAGTACGGCATGCTGATCGCGCTCGGCCTGATCGTGGCGTTCTTCGCCGTGATGACCGACGGCGACTCGCTGCTGCCGCGCAACGTCTCCAACCTGGTGCTGCAGAACAGCTACGTCCTGGTCCTCGCGATCGGCATGATGCTGGTCATCGTCGCGGGCCACATCGACCTGTCGGTCGGCTCGTTGACCGCTTTCGTCGGCGCACTCGCGGCCGTGCTGACCGTGCAGTACGACATCGCGTGGCCCGTCGCCCTAGTGCTCTGCCTCCTCGCGGGCGCGGTGGCGGGTGCGATCCAAGGGTTCTTCATCGCGTATCTCGGCATACCGTCGTTCATCGTCACCCTCGCCGGGATGCTGACCTTCCGCGGTGTGACGGAGATCCTCCTGGAGGGGCAGACCCTCGGTCCCTTCCCGGAGGGGCTCAACAAGATGGGCAACGGCTTCCTCCCGGCGGTCGGCCCGGAGACCAATTACCACAACCTCACCCTGCTGCTCGGCCTCGTCCTGATCACCTTCATCGTGATCCAGGAGGTCCGGGGCCGGAAGCGCCAGCAGGAGTTCTCGCTCGACCAGTTGCCGACCAACCTCTTCATGCTCAGGCTCCTCGCGATCGTCGCCGCCCTGACGGTCGTCACCCTGCTGCTCGCCAGCTACAACGGTGCGCCCATCGTGCTGATCATCCTCGGCCTGCTGGTGGTCGGTTACGGCTACGTCATGCGCAACTCCGTCTTCGGCCGGCACATCTACGCGATCGGCGGCAACCTGCCGGCGGCCAAGCTGTCCGGTGTCAAGGACAAGCGGGTCACCTTCTACGTCTTCCTGAACATGGGCGTGCTCGCGGCCCTGGCGGGTCTGGTGGTCGCCGGCCGCCTCGACGCGGCCGGACCGAAGGCGGGTCTGAACTACGAACTGGAGGCGATCGCCTCCGCGTTCATCGGTGGCGCGTCCATGAGCGGCGGTGTCGGGACCGTCCTCGGCGCGATCATCGGCGGTCTCGTCCTCGGTGTGCTGAACAACGGTATGAACCTCCTCGGCGTCGGCTCCGACTGGAAGCAGGTCATCAAGGGCCTGGCCCTGCTGGCGGCGGTCGGGTTCGACGTCTGGAACAAGCGCAAGTCCGGTTCGTAG
- a CDS encoding aldose epimerase family protein yields the protein MPRARGARRSFPRGGRPVQELFGRLADGTEVHRWSLENGGTRLKVLSYGGIVQSLEIPDRAGRYANVSLGFATVEEYVAGSPYFGALIGRYGNRIGAGRFTLDGKTYALSVNDGENSLHGGTSGFDRAVWDVEPFTDGPDVGLRLSRTSPDGEMGYPGTLAVQVRYTLTERGEWRIDYEATTDRTTVVNLTHHVYWNLAGEGSGPVHDHELTIAAGHYTPVDPGLIPTGEPADVKGTPFDFRTGKTVGADLRAADPQLLHAKGFDHNWVLDKGVTDGPEWAATLVDPASGRTLRISTTEPGLQFYSGNFLDGTLVGGSGRSYRQGDALCLETQHFPDSPNRPAYPSTVLRPGETYRSTTVHAFA from the coding sequence CTGCCACGAGCTCGCGGGGCCCGGCGGTCTTTCCCGAGAGGAGGCAGACCGGTGCAGGAACTCTTCGGCAGGCTCGCCGACGGCACCGAGGTCCACCGCTGGTCGCTGGAGAACGGCGGCACCCGGCTGAAGGTCCTGTCGTACGGCGGGATCGTGCAGTCCCTGGAGATCCCGGACCGCGCCGGCCGGTACGCCAATGTCTCGCTGGGCTTCGCCACCGTCGAGGAGTACGTCGCCGGCTCGCCCTACTTCGGCGCGCTGATCGGCCGCTACGGCAACCGGATCGGCGCGGGCCGCTTCACCCTGGACGGCAAGACGTACGCGCTCTCCGTCAACGACGGCGAGAACAGCCTGCACGGCGGTACGAGCGGCTTCGACCGGGCCGTGTGGGACGTCGAGCCGTTCACGGACGGCCCGGACGTGGGCCTGCGGCTGTCCCGCACCAGCCCCGACGGCGAGATGGGCTACCCGGGCACCCTGGCCGTCCAGGTCCGCTACACCCTCACCGAGCGCGGTGAGTGGCGGATCGACTACGAGGCGACCACGGACCGGACCACGGTCGTCAACCTCACCCATCACGTCTACTGGAACCTGGCCGGTGAGGGCAGCGGCCCGGTGCACGACCACGAGCTGACGATCGCCGCCGGGCACTACACCCCCGTCGACCCGGGCCTGATCCCGACCGGTGAACCGGCCGACGTCAAGGGCACCCCCTTCGACTTCCGCACGGGCAAGACGGTCGGCGCGGACCTCCGCGCGGCCGATCCACAACTGCTGCACGCCAAGGGGTTCGACCACAACTGGGTGCTGGACAAGGGCGTCACGGACGGCCCCGAGTGGGCCGCGACCCTGGTGGACCCGGCGTCCGGGCGCACGCTGCGGATCTCCACGACCGAGCCGGGGCTGCAGTTCTACTCCGGGAACTTCCTCGACGGCACGCTCGTCGGAGGCTCCGGGAGGAGCTACCGGCAGGGGGACGCGCTGTGCCTGGAGACCCAGCACTTCCCGGACTCGCCGAACAGGCCCGCGTACCCGTCGACGGTGCTGCGGCCCGGCGAGACCTACCGGTCCACCACCGTCCACGCGTTTGCCTGA
- a CDS encoding pyridoxal phosphate-dependent aminotransferase, whose translation MADNVTSLFRSTAAHSPSMAALTREGGDGVGPVDFCIPCNPYFPTPAMFDDMAGKLRDIITYYPSSADTITAELCSLLQLPPQCVAMGNGSTELITWLDHLMVRESLAVPVPTFGRWTDQPMETGKRVDMFPLQESSGFALDLAQYAEFIRARGTRVAVICNPNNPDGGFLHRHALVQFMDAMADLDLIVIDESFLEFADAESEPSTVQDAVMRPNVVVLRSLGKNFGLHGIRFGYLVANPALAGKVRSMLPKWNLNSFAEHVVFMLKNHGAEYMESLHQVRRDRLDMARQLSALPGLTVYPSQGNFLFVRLPVGAEGTVVRDRLLTEHRVLVRECGNKVGSSSRFLRLVVRPQVDVRRLVSGLESVLYGSRRGAAVPELGTGTSYSSGTAAVDRLMGETSGTGMHNLAAQAMSMPAPAPAAAMQSMQFASPVAQAPAAAMQSSMQFPSPAPAPAPMPMPMPVPAPAPMPAAGMPAPGLQPVAQTGMPGLAAAAQGRRTNGAAQGLTAAQVRGRTQPEPLEEPQGWPAAGAVYNQVG comes from the coding sequence ATGGCCGACAACGTCACCTCGTTGTTCCGCAGCACTGCGGCACACAGCCCGTCCATGGCGGCGCTGACGCGTGAGGGCGGCGACGGGGTGGGTCCGGTGGACTTCTGTATCCCGTGCAACCCCTACTTCCCCACCCCCGCCATGTTCGACGACATGGCGGGCAAGCTGCGCGACATCATCACGTACTACCCGAGCAGCGCCGACACCATCACGGCCGAGCTGTGCAGTCTGCTCCAACTCCCGCCGCAGTGCGTGGCGATGGGCAACGGCTCGACCGAACTCATCACCTGGCTCGACCACTTGATGGTCCGTGAGTCCCTCGCCGTCCCCGTCCCCACCTTCGGCCGCTGGACCGACCAGCCGATGGAGACCGGCAAGCGGGTCGACATGTTCCCGCTCCAGGAGTCCAGCGGCTTCGCCCTGGACCTCGCGCAGTACGCCGAGTTCATCCGCGCCCGCGGCACCCGGGTCGCCGTCATCTGCAACCCGAACAACCCCGACGGCGGCTTCCTGCACCGGCACGCGCTGGTGCAGTTCATGGACGCGATGGCCGACCTGGATCTGATCGTCATCGACGAGTCCTTCCTGGAGTTCGCCGACGCCGAGTCCGAGCCGTCCACGGTCCAGGACGCGGTCATGCGGCCCAACGTGGTGGTGCTGCGCAGCCTCGGCAAGAACTTCGGTCTGCACGGCATCCGCTTCGGCTATCTGGTCGCCAACCCGGCGCTGGCCGGCAAGGTCCGCTCGATGCTGCCGAAGTGGAACCTCAACTCCTTCGCCGAGCATGTGGTGTTCATGCTGAAGAACCACGGCGCCGAGTACATGGAGAGCCTGCACCAGGTCCGCCGCGACCGGCTGGACATGGCCCGCCAGCTCTCCGCCCTCCCCGGGCTGACGGTCTACCCGTCGCAGGGGAACTTCCTCTTCGTGCGCCTGCCCGTGGGCGCCGAGGGCACCGTGGTCCGCGACCGGCTGCTCACCGAGCACCGGGTCCTGGTCCGCGAGTGCGGCAACAAGGTCGGCTCGTCCAGTCGCTTCCTGCGACTCGTGGTCCGGCCCCAGGTGGACGTCCGTCGCCTGGTGTCCGGCCTGGAGTCGGTTCTCTACGGGTCCAGGAGGGGAGCCGCCGTACCGGAGCTGGGCACCGGGACCAGCTACAGCTCGGGTACGGCGGCCGTGGACCGGCTGATGGGCGAGACCAGCGGCACCGGGATGCACAACCTCGCCGCGCAGGCCATGAGCATGCCCGCCCCGGCACCGGCCGCCGCCATGCAGTCCATGCAGTTCGCGTCCCCCGTGGCGCAGGCACCCGCCGCGGCCATGCAGTCGTCCATGCAGTTCCCGTCCCCGGCCCCCGCGCCGGCCCCGATGCCGATGCCGATGCCCGTCCCGGCACCGGCCCCGATGCCCGCCGCCGGCATGCCGGCCCCCGGCCTCCAGCCCGTCGCCCAGACCGGAATGCCGGGCCTCGCGGCCGCCGCGCAGGGCCGCCGCACCAATGGGGCGGCCCAGGGCCTCACCGCCGCGCAGGTACGGGGCCGCACCCAGCCGGAGCCGCTGGAGGAGCCGCAGGGGTGGCCCGCGGCGGGAGCGGTGTACAACCAGGTGGGGTGA
- a CDS encoding calcium-binding protein, with protein sequence MPAHSLPRHRAATVITTATTALTLALTGALLTAPLAQAAPAPAASLVHEKGELWFKAAPGQANRLTVSARIVERTEWEADYVLTFNDRYAITLSAKECAYPKSTDRTVAECAVPIPLGSDDSDIYDVSLGDNNDTVTIAAANSAYAAIHGGTGNDILLGNKSVVLYGENGNDRIDGGGGVWGLGSFGGRGNDTMTGCSYACHGGADQDTLSGGANSDGLYGDSGDDTLYGRAGNDGLYGGKGNDRLYGEDGNDQLYGNSGNDTLYGGKGKDTLSGGPGRNKLRQD encoded by the coding sequence ATGCCCGCCCACAGCCTGCCCCGTCACAGAGCCGCCACCGTCATCACGACGGCCACCACCGCCCTCACCCTCGCCCTGACCGGCGCCCTCCTCACCGCCCCCCTCGCCCAGGCCGCCCCCGCGCCCGCCGCCTCGCTCGTGCACGAGAAGGGCGAGCTGTGGTTCAAGGCCGCGCCGGGGCAGGCGAACCGGCTGACGGTGTCGGCGAGGATCGTGGAACGGACGGAGTGGGAGGCGGACTATGTGCTCACCTTCAACGACCGGTACGCCATCACACTCTCCGCGAAGGAGTGCGCGTACCCCAAGTCGACGGACCGCACGGTCGCCGAGTGCGCTGTCCCCATCCCGCTCGGCTCCGACGACTCGGACATCTACGACGTCAGCCTCGGCGACAACAACGACACGGTCACCATCGCCGCCGCCAACTCCGCCTACGCCGCGATCCACGGCGGCACCGGCAACGACATCCTGCTCGGCAACAAGTCCGTCGTGCTGTACGGCGAGAACGGCAACGACCGGATCGACGGCGGCGGCGGGGTCTGGGGCCTCGGCTCCTTCGGCGGACGCGGCAACGACACCATGACCGGCTGCTCCTACGCCTGCCACGGCGGCGCCGACCAGGACACCCTCAGCGGCGGCGCCAACTCCGACGGCCTGTACGGCGACTCCGGCGACGACACCCTGTACGGCCGGGCCGGCAACGACGGCCTCTACGGCGGCAAGGGCAACGACAGGCTGTACGGCGAGGACGGCAACGACCAGCTCTACGGCAACAGCGGCAACGACACCCTGTACGGCGGCAAGGGCAAGGACACGCTCTCCGGCGGACCGGGCCGCAACAAGCTGCGCCAGGACTGA